A stretch of the Panthera uncia isolate 11264 chromosome D1, Puncia_PCG_1.0, whole genome shotgun sequence genome encodes the following:
- the CRYAB gene encoding alpha-crystallin B chain, which translates to MDIAIHHPWIRRPFFPFHSPSRLFDQFFGEHLLESDLFPTSTSLSPFYLRPPSFLRAPSWIDTGLSEMRLEKDRFSVNLDVKHFSPEELKVKVLGDVIEVHGKHEERQDEHGFISREFHRKYRIPADVDPLAITSSLSSDGVLTVNGPRKQASGPERTIPITREEKPAVTAAPKK; encoded by the exons ATGGACATCGCCATCCACCACCCCTGGATCCGCCggcccttctttcctttccactccccCAGCCGCCTCTTTGACCAGTTCTTCGGGGAGCACCTGTTGGAGTCTGATCTCTTCCCAACTTCTACTTCCCTGAGCCCCTTCTACCTCCGGCCACCCTCATTCCTGCGGGCACCCAGCTGGATTGACACTGGGCTCTCAGAG ATGCGTCTGGAGAAGGATAGATTCTCTGTCAACCTGGATGTGAAGCACTTCTCTCCAGAGGAACTGAAGGTCAAGGTGTTGGGAGACGTGATTGAGGTGCACGGCAAACATGAAGAGCGCCAG GATGAACATGGTTTCATCTCCCGGGAGTTCCACAGGAAATACCGGATCCCAGCTGATGTGGACCCTCTCGCCATTACTTCATCCCTGTCATCTGATGGGGTCCTCACTGTGAATGGACCAAGGAAGCAGGCCTCTGGCCCTGAGCGTACCATTCCCATCACTCGTGAAGAGAAGCCTGCTGTTACCGCAGCCCCCAAGAAGTAG
- the HSPB2 gene encoding heat shock protein beta-2 produces MSGRSVPHAHPATTEYEFANPSRLGEQRFGEGLLPEEILTPTLYHGYYVRPRATAAGEGSRAGASELRLSEGKFQAFLDVSHFTPDEVTVRTVDNLLEVSARHPQRLDRHGFVSREFCRTYVLPADVDPWRVRAALSHDGILNLEAPRGGRHLDTEVNEVYISLLPAPPDPEEEEEAGRVEP; encoded by the exons ATGTCAGGCCGCTCGGTGCCACATGCCCACCCGGCCACCACCGAGTACGAATTCGCCAACCCCAGCCGTCTGGGCGAGCAGCGCTTCGGAGAAG gcCTCCTGCCAGAAGAGATCCTGACCCCCACCCTCTACCACGGCTACTATGTGCGGCCCCGGGCCACCGCAGCTGGGgagggcagcagggcaggggcctCGGAGCTCAGGCTCAGTGAGGGTAAATTTCAGGCATTTCTGGATGTGAGCCACTTCACCCCAGATGAGGTGACTGTAAGGACTGTGGACAACCTGCTGGAGGTGTCTGCCAGGCACCCCCAGCGCCTGGACCGCCACGGCTTCGTGTCCCGAGAGTTCTGCCGCACCTATGTCCTGCCTGCTGACGTGGACCCCTGGCGGGTCCGCGCAGCTCTCTCCCACGATGGCATCCTTAACCTGGAGGCACCTCGGGGTGGCCGACATTTGGACACGGAGGTCAACGAGGTCTACATCTCCCTGCTCCCTGCGCCTCCAGatccagaggaagaggaggaggcaggcagagtgGAGCCCTGA